A window of the Desulfopila inferna genome harbors these coding sequences:
- the mqnC gene encoding cyclic dehypoxanthinyl futalosine synthase, with the protein MKNLTAKIRAGKRINDADFHRLEQEAGLHQLGFLANHIRQLKHPEKKVTYVIDRNINYTDICISACKFCAFYKKPEDKSGKLLSFTELAEKIEETKKLGGTQILLQGGLHPELTIEYYEEMVRFIKGRGIHLHGFSPPEICHFAEVSKLSIKEILDRLINAGLDSIPGGGAEILSDRVRSLAAPNKCNADQWIAVMEEAHHKGLRTTATMMFGHVETMDERLEHLRRLRELQDRTGGFTAFIPWPFQPDNTALFEDGVSVRTGGYEYLRMLALSRIYLDNFDNIQASWVTQGPKVAQLALFFGANDFGSTMIEENVVAAAGVSFRLSEQEIRRIVEDAGFLPQQRLMDYSAVATEI; encoded by the coding sequence AAAATCTGACTGCAAAAATACGTGCCGGCAAGAGAATAAACGATGCCGATTTCCATCGTCTGGAACAGGAAGCAGGGCTCCACCAGCTCGGCTTTCTGGCCAATCATATACGGCAGCTGAAACATCCTGAAAAAAAAGTAACATACGTTATAGATCGCAATATCAACTATACCGATATCTGTATCTCGGCATGTAAGTTCTGCGCCTTTTACAAGAAGCCTGAAGATAAGAGCGGTAAGCTGCTCTCCTTTACGGAACTCGCCGAGAAGATAGAGGAAACCAAGAAGCTGGGAGGCACCCAGATCCTTCTGCAGGGTGGCCTTCATCCAGAGCTGACCATCGAGTATTATGAAGAGATGGTGCGCTTTATCAAGGGGAGGGGGATTCATCTCCACGGCTTTTCTCCGCCTGAGATCTGCCATTTTGCCGAGGTTTCCAAGCTGTCGATCAAGGAAATACTGGACAGGTTAATTAACGCCGGCCTGGATTCTATTCCCGGCGGTGGGGCTGAGATACTTTCCGATCGGGTCAGATCCCTTGCGGCGCCGAACAAGTGCAATGCCGACCAGTGGATAGCAGTTATGGAGGAAGCCCATCACAAAGGCCTGCGCACCACTGCAACCATGATGTTCGGGCACGTTGAAACCATGGACGAGAGACTGGAACATCTACGTCGTTTGCGCGAACTGCAGGATAGAACCGGGGGGTTCACGGCCTTTATTCCCTGGCCGTTTCAGCCTGATAATACCGCCTTGTTCGAAGATGGAGTGTCGGTCAGGACCGGCGGATACGAATATCTGCGGATGCTGGCGCTGTCGCGCATCTATCTGGATAATTTCGACAATATTCAGGCCTCATGGGTGACCCAGGGACCGAAAGTCGCCCAGTTAGCGCTCTTCTTCGGAGCTAATGATTTCGGGAGTACCATGATCGAGGAAAATGTGGTGGCGGCGGCCGGGGTCAGTTTCAGGCTTTCCGAACAGGAGATAAGGCGTATTGTCGAAGATGCCGGGTTTCTCCCGCAGCAGCGATTAATGGATTACAGTGCGGTCGCAACTGAAATCTGA
- a CDS encoding amidohydrolase family protein, with product MPSPLVYTAPLILPIGSDIIRNGAIVVDSEGILDIGSSAVIAAAWKDCETVALSGVVIPPLINCHIHLELSHVTGMKQPPPDGSMVDWIEALLADRQLEYDDKVISRAKRDMIESQKRAGVVLMADIGNLPVDRHPPDSSLPEIYSIVEVLAPTRQRTSEILQQISALPERQAVSPHAPYSTSADLLIALKNRAGANKQIFTIHLAETGDEKTLLSLKSGPFRKFLEKRESWDNTLLPSGDFSGSVDYLDKLGVLDEKTLCVHCVHVNDEEIGMLAKHGTKVCLCPGSNRFLRTGPAPLEKMLATGILPGIGTDSRASNEDPNMWGEMRILHAHHPKVSPSVLLAMATLGGARALHRESDYGTLEKGKKPVFLEIEMDNLPEITGSTEREIFEELIYGNGFRNINWIHPFEKI from the coding sequence ATGCCATCCCCCCTTGTCTACACCGCTCCCTTAATTCTACCGATAGGCTCAGATATTATCAGGAATGGGGCCATAGTGGTCGACTCCGAGGGCATCCTTGATATCGGATCATCCGCTGTTATAGCTGCTGCCTGGAAAGACTGTGAAACCGTGGCGCTTTCAGGTGTGGTCATTCCTCCGCTGATCAACTGTCACATCCATCTCGAACTCTCCCATGTAACCGGGATGAAGCAGCCTCCGCCGGATGGCTCCATGGTTGACTGGATTGAGGCGTTGCTTGCCGATCGTCAATTGGAATATGACGACAAGGTGATAAGCCGGGCAAAAAGAGACATGATAGAGAGCCAAAAGAGGGCCGGTGTGGTTCTGATGGCTGATATCGGCAACCTGCCTGTAGACCGTCACCCTCCCGATTCATCCCTTCCTGAAATATATTCGATTGTGGAAGTCTTGGCTCCAACCCGGCAGCGAACGTCTGAAATATTGCAACAGATCTCAGCTCTTCCAGAGCGGCAGGCAGTGTCGCCTCATGCGCCTTATTCGACCTCCGCTGATCTTCTCATCGCTTTGAAGAACAGGGCCGGGGCGAATAAGCAGATTTTCACCATTCATCTCGCTGAAACAGGGGACGAGAAAACTCTGCTCAGCTTAAAAAGCGGCCCTTTTCGGAAATTTCTTGAAAAACGAGAAAGTTGGGATAATACTTTGCTTCCCTCGGGGGATTTTTCAGGCAGCGTGGATTATCTGGACAAACTTGGAGTGCTTGATGAGAAAACTCTCTGCGTCCACTGTGTCCATGTGAACGATGAGGAAATCGGGATGCTGGCCAAACATGGAACGAAGGTATGTCTTTGTCCGGGAAGCAATCGATTTTTGAGAACCGGACCCGCTCCCCTGGAGAAGATGCTGGCTACCGGAATTTTGCCTGGAATCGGCACAGATTCGCGGGCATCCAATGAGGATCCGAACATGTGGGGAGAAATGCGCATCCTGCATGCGCATCACCCGAAAGTCAGTCCCTCCGTGCTGCTGGCCATGGCGACACTGGGAGGAGCCCGGGCACTTCACCGGGAAAGTGACTATGGAACTCTTGAAAAAGGTAAGAAGCCTGTGTTTTTAGAAATAGAGATGGATAATCTTCCTGAAATAACCGGGTCAACAGAAAGGGAAATTTTCGAAGAACTGATCTATGGAAATGGGTTTCGCAATATAAACTGGATACATCCGTTTGAGAAAATATGA
- a CDS encoding menaquinone biosynthetic enzyme MqnA/MqnD family protein codes for MNSKESESNSAIRIGMVNYINTAPIYEVWKRTVTDERFIVVEDQPAVLNRMLASEKIDLGFVSSYEYCARPEKYRILRDLSISSTGPVGSVFLFSNTPMEQLDNTLVLLSNQSETSVCLVKIILEEFIGIQPQYIVGEVFGNISNSCQAVLAIGDDALRLVSDGMYAYQFDLGEIWNKQTGLPFVFSVCVVREEFCREHGSLVEEVQEALVSCREQGKKEMSSICSRVAPRIPMDSDACYSYLRALEYDLCESKCLALEKFFSYLIDRGEAGRQALPLRFYPALAQKI; via the coding sequence ATGAATTCCAAAGAATCCGAGAGCAACTCTGCCATCAGAATAGGGATGGTAAACTATATCAATACCGCTCCTATCTATGAGGTCTGGAAAAGGACGGTCACCGACGAGCGTTTTATCGTCGTTGAAGATCAGCCGGCGGTCCTCAACCGGATGCTGGCATCCGAGAAAATCGACCTGGGTTTCGTATCATCTTATGAATATTGTGCCCGGCCGGAGAAATATCGGATTCTGCGTGATCTTTCCATAAGTTCTACCGGGCCGGTAGGTTCGGTCTTCCTCTTCTCCAATACCCCGATGGAGCAGCTTGACAACACCCTGGTACTGCTCAGTAATCAATCGGAAACTTCCGTCTGTCTGGTCAAGATCATCCTTGAAGAATTTATCGGTATACAGCCGCAGTATATAGTGGGTGAAGTTTTTGGGAATATCAGCAATTCCTGTCAGGCGGTGCTCGCCATTGGTGACGATGCCCTCCGCCTTGTTTCGGACGGCATGTATGCTTATCAGTTTGATTTAGGTGAGATATGGAATAAACAGACAGGACTGCCGTTTGTTTTTTCGGTGTGTGTTGTCCGGGAAGAATTCTGCAGAGAACATGGATCATTAGTGGAAGAAGTGCAGGAAGCTCTGGTAAGCTGCCGGGAGCAGGGCAAAAAAGAGATGAGTTCCATCTGTTCCAGGGTGGCGCCCAGAATACCGATGGATTCTGATGCCTGTTATTCGTATTTGCGGGCTTTGGAATATGACCTCTGTGAATCAAAATGTCTGGCCCTGGAAAAGTTCTTCAGCTATCTTATCGACAGGGGAGAAGCCGGTCGGCAGGCTCTTCCGCTTCGATTTTATCCTGCACTTGCGCAAAAAATTTAA
- a CDS encoding UbiX family flavin prenyltransferase: MYKSQCRKILVGITGASGMLFLQPFLDMLQESDSNLVIHGICSQSGEKVLEHEEQLQPSDLKGISKWFAIDDFAAAPSSGSSRYDAMIVLPCTMGTLGAIAAGLSQNLIHRAADVMLKEKKKLILGVRETPLNRTHLKNMLSAHDAGAMIMPTMPGFYLKPKTLEEAAKTYCWRLADQLGVEISGRKRWEEDGNV; the protein is encoded by the coding sequence ATGTATAAATCTCAATGCAGAAAAATCCTTGTAGGAATCACTGGGGCCAGCGGTATGCTTTTCCTGCAGCCCTTTCTTGATATGTTGCAAGAAAGCGACAGTAACCTGGTCATCCATGGAATTTGTTCGCAATCGGGAGAGAAGGTTCTGGAGCACGAAGAACAGCTGCAACCTTCGGATTTAAAAGGTATCTCAAAATGGTTTGCAATTGATGATTTCGCTGCAGCCCCGTCATCCGGCTCAAGCCGGTATGATGCCATGATAGTTTTGCCCTGTACCATGGGAACCCTTGGTGCAATCGCCGCCGGATTGAGTCAGAATCTCATCCATCGGGCTGCCGATGTGATGCTCAAGGAAAAGAAAAAACTGATACTCGGAGTGCGGGAAACGCCGCTGAACAGGACACATCTTAAAAACATGTTGTCGGCCCATGATGCCGGGGCAATGATAATGCCGACCATGCCCGGTTTTTATCTTAAACCGAAAACGCTCGAGGAGGCTGCCAAGACCTATTGCTGGCGTCTGGCAGATCAGCTCGGTGTCGAAATCAGCGGCAGAAAAAGATGGGAAGAGGACGGGAATGTTTGA